In candidate division KSB1 bacterium, the following are encoded in one genomic region:
- a CDS encoding PorV/PorQ family protein — translation MSAAILIAGLLCGAEVSAQNNGANNGSRGTAGTQEVFRFGVGARAQGMGSAVVAMPLDASTIYWNPGGLDYLERRNVVMYYSPLLAIADAKYHFVGAAYPILDVGTIGLGWLHYDVGEIVGRDGVGDFTGKSTAGEDEFFLSFARQVSYGVSLGGNFKIKRQQLFQSSGRAFGADFGLLYRPEFGGGFLENVSFGVSVLNAINPSLKLEGYSERRPRLIRGGVAKSLLFGARPDQANLFLAFEKPEGQSEKMRYTFGTEYVYQHLAMLRAGYNGGGMTFGGGVMYQNMFQIDYAYGKFDKDDFGLGAIHRVSITVQLGKTKMQLREDAQARMLRRIEEETRSKEAANRRVDFENKMNLGKNYFQQGDYFSAFINFTQARDIAAGTYITFSAQDKEEANIWVERANAKMEEEAKAKEELLAKAERERAMADVDRAFIEGQTQKGKQYLQAGKYNEAIAEWKRGLERDPNNAQLKDLIAKTENQIAGRRSEMLRKAQGFVSSGQYLEAVNIYNQLMNQPDITPTEQKSYQDKVAQLQKQLNIDQLYRQGYTEYLNKNYCAAKGFFAQALQTGGSNAKLRQAYDDADVRCNAKLGPIPDSIRQRYLEAIGLLNNEDYAAALKILEEIQPQDRYNQRILSAIDQAREGLKKNQR, via the coding sequence ATGTCAGCCGCGATCTTGATCGCCGGCTTGCTGTGCGGAGCGGAGGTTTCGGCGCAAAATAACGGCGCCAACAACGGCAGCCGCGGCACGGCGGGCACGCAGGAGGTTTTTCGCTTTGGTGTCGGCGCGCGGGCGCAGGGGATGGGCAGCGCCGTGGTCGCCATGCCGCTGGACGCTTCGACGATTTATTGGAATCCCGGCGGTTTGGATTATCTGGAGCGCCGGAACGTGGTCATGTATTATTCGCCACTGCTGGCGATTGCCGACGCCAAATATCATTTCGTCGGCGCGGCCTATCCCATTCTCGACGTCGGCACCATCGGCCTGGGCTGGCTGCATTACGACGTCGGTGAAATTGTCGGACGCGACGGTGTCGGCGATTTCACCGGCAAAAGCACCGCAGGCGAAGACGAGTTTTTTCTTTCTTTTGCCCGGCAAGTTTCGTATGGCGTTTCACTCGGCGGAAATTTCAAAATCAAGCGCCAGCAGCTTTTTCAATCCAGCGGGCGCGCGTTCGGCGCGGATTTCGGTTTGCTGTATCGCCCGGAGTTTGGCGGGGGCTTTTTGGAAAATGTGAGTTTCGGCGTGTCGGTGCTGAATGCGATCAATCCCAGCTTGAAATTGGAAGGTTATTCCGAGCGCCGGCCGCGCCTCATTCGCGGCGGCGTCGCCAAATCGTTGTTATTCGGCGCGCGGCCGGATCAGGCCAATTTGTTTCTGGCGTTCGAAAAGCCGGAAGGCCAATCCGAAAAAATGCGCTATACTTTTGGCACTGAGTACGTCTACCAACATCTCGCGATGCTGCGCGCCGGCTACAACGGCGGCGGCATGACGTTCGGCGGCGGCGTGATGTATCAGAACATGTTCCAAATCGATTATGCTTACGGCAAATTCGACAAGGACGATTTCGGCCTCGGCGCGATTCATCGCGTGAGCATCACGGTGCAGCTCGGCAAGACCAAAATGCAGTTGCGCGAAGACGCGCAGGCGCGGATGCTGCGCCGCATCGAGGAAGAAACGCGCAGCAAGGAGGCGGCGAATCGCCGGGTGGATTTTGAGAATAAAATGAATCTCGGGAAAAATTATTTTCAGCAGGGCGATTATTTCAGCGCCTTCATCAATTTTACGCAGGCGCGTGACATCGCCGCCGGTACTTATATCACCTTTTCAGCACAGGACAAGGAAGAAGCCAACATCTGGGTCGAGCGCGCCAACGCCAAAATGGAGGAAGAAGCGAAGGCGAAAGAAGAGCTCCTGGCAAAAGCGGAGCGCGAGCGGGCGATGGCCGATGTCGACCGGGCGTTTATTGAGGGGCAAACGCAAAAAGGCAAGCAATATTTGCAAGCTGGCAAATACAACGAAGCGATCGCCGAATGGAAGCGCGGACTCGAGCGCGATCCCAACAACGCCCAGCTCAAAGATTTGATCGCCAAGACCGAGAACCAAATTGCCGGCCGCCGCAGTGAAATGCTGCGCAAAGCCCAGGGTTTTGTGAGCAGCGGACAGTATCTTGAAGCGGTCAACATTTATAACCAACTGATGAATCAGCCGGACATTACGCCGACCGAGCAAAAGTCGTATCAGGATAAAGTCGCGCAATTGCAAAAACAGTTGAACATCGACCAGCTTTACCGCCAGGGTTACACCGAGTATTTGAACAAGAACTATTGCGCCGCCAAAGGCTTTTTTGCGCAGGCGCTGCAAACCGGCGGCAGCAACGCCAAGCTGCGGCAGGCTTATGACGATGCCGACGTGCGCTGCAACGCCAAGCTGGGGCCGATTCCCGACAGTATTCGCCAGCGCTATCTCGAGGCCATCGGTTTGCTGAACAACGAAGATTATGCCGCGGCCCTGAAGATTCTCGAAGAAATTCAGCCGCAGGATCGCTACAATCAGCGCATTCTCAGCGCCATCGATCAGGCGCGCGAGGGGTTGAAGAAGAACCAGAGGTAG
- a CDS encoding SpoIIE family protein phosphatase gives MFKSVTKEQLKVPAHIDYLADLRDFVTRIGKKHGFSDRVINAFKLAIDEAGTNVMRHAYRDVGGEGFITIRAIVKTNSLTICLIDQGKYFDPKHVKDPDLQRYVDIGKKGGLGIFIMRRLMDEIDYRKTEEGNELRLTKNRDTPAQTTRLRGQLPKVANAFKAIPLSLKAKYWTWTTLALTGIIGLGYGYFFWQAAAEERKQFFDDFRGVSEPISRALSNASGIFTDPSGAQGLKAVREIYKSDEVRRIVHEIVIVDSMDAIIGHVDSSRLIERFELPTDRTEVLPKIFAYTIPDPNNPTAAPEIYDQILPLGSGRLHIRVLRESLDRGIRSRRWAYARDALLLLAFSSVGTFLLIYILMNPFRKLADWVRRADHGDIEDEMDIDASTEIGEIAQAFSEITNKFRESQKNLAEQERLQKEMQVAQEIQQTLLPNEFPDLEGYEIASYYEAAREVGGDYFDFVEVDKDTLGIVVADVSGKGVPGSLVMTMIRTALRTEARGLKDAAEVLSRVNDFVIGDMKKGMFVTVFYVIIDGKHRRLNYASAGHNPMILYRASTKKTYYLNPRGFPIGIQLHEKDLFKKSIESDTIQLAEDDILLIYTDGITEAMNARRELFGEERLLKIFRDSGHLRVKPFVEQIKEEILSFTEGFPQSDDITLVAIREKTSPEKEELRRAKEAHTKILAGASIREACESVGITTYAYYNKYKKEFEEKGAENYEIEAEVSVEAKHIAIEDKVKIYDIIKNHPEYGAKRLSEELNTEKYGFTLISESKIYDELVRSRLNTRQLREAFVARGGRTRRPMKQPGTPMLTLDGKIILDTAREVPRDETFEMPSDDRRKSRLIGTPDDDSAVETVLPTPLAPAVAMARSDSATEEPPRKDIAKSDIDVRTLQTPLEELLDKKRRESEFAFLPDESGPRLDDAEPPVVPRDESAPDQYFEQSELPPVSLDESPDMDETPSPGQADAVSDKPPAGMLEISFEDLFAGGSILEDQSGPSMIDADETPFASAPSKEIQSEGEPAEEEASFFAVDDILRQELDGNFSNSITTIDDDGTTAAPHHDHAGATPSEMDLPYVDVHEILQQDGATSSVRLVDEPTAENKASASVARENGNSKEARTDYGRREPPAAPERKRDGVNGLAPSRRREDEREHLLIAGLRHYKNQRFQEAIAEFENAIRLYPDFKEAYSILGNAYFRNRMFDAAAKAYMRVKEMDPYDTTAYENMGVIYANRGDFLDAIKEWQRVLEIDPNRDDIRRKIERASRMLTRKAVA, from the coding sequence TTGTTCAAAAGCGTGACGAAAGAGCAGCTCAAGGTACCTGCTCACATCGACTATCTTGCCGACCTGCGCGATTTTGTGACGCGCATCGGGAAGAAGCACGGCTTCTCCGACCGGGTGATCAATGCCTTCAAGCTGGCGATCGACGAGGCCGGCACCAACGTCATGCGCCACGCTTACCGTGACGTGGGGGGCGAGGGTTTTATTACCATTCGCGCCATCGTCAAAACCAACAGCCTCACCATTTGTCTGATCGATCAGGGGAAATACTTCGACCCCAAGCACGTCAAGGATCCGGATTTACAGCGCTACGTCGATATCGGCAAAAAAGGCGGACTGGGCATTTTCATCATGCGCCGCCTGATGGACGAGATCGATTATCGCAAAACCGAAGAAGGCAACGAGCTGCGGCTCACCAAAAATCGCGACACGCCCGCGCAGACGACCAGGCTGCGCGGGCAGCTTCCCAAAGTCGCCAATGCCTTCAAAGCCATCCCGCTTTCGCTCAAGGCCAAATACTGGACGTGGACGACGCTTGCGCTCACCGGCATCATTGGCCTCGGCTACGGCTATTTTTTCTGGCAGGCGGCGGCGGAGGAAAGAAAACAATTTTTCGACGATTTTCGTGGCGTCAGTGAGCCGATCAGCCGGGCGCTGAGCAATGCTTCCGGCATTTTCACCGATCCCAGCGGGGCGCAGGGATTGAAAGCGGTTCGGGAGATTTACAAAAGCGATGAAGTCCGGCGCATCGTTCACGAAATCGTGATCGTCGACTCGATGGATGCGATCATTGGCCATGTCGATTCTTCCCGGCTGATCGAAAGATTCGAGCTGCCGACAGATCGCACAGAAGTGCTGCCGAAAATTTTTGCTTACACAATACCCGATCCGAACAACCCGACAGCCGCGCCGGAAATTTATGATCAAATTCTGCCGCTCGGTTCCGGCCGTTTGCATATTCGCGTCCTCAGGGAGTCACTCGATCGCGGCATCAGGAGCCGGCGTTGGGCCTATGCGCGTGACGCATTGCTGTTGTTGGCGTTCAGCTCGGTGGGCACTTTTTTGCTTATTTATATTTTGATGAACCCCTTCCGCAAATTGGCGGATTGGGTGCGCCGCGCCGATCACGGCGACATCGAAGACGAGATGGACATCGACGCCTCGACGGAAATCGGCGAGATCGCGCAGGCGTTTTCCGAGATCACCAACAAATTCCGCGAGTCGCAGAAAAACCTCGCTGAGCAGGAGCGCCTGCAAAAAGAAATGCAAGTGGCGCAGGAGATTCAGCAAACGCTGCTGCCGAACGAATTTCCGGATTTGGAAGGCTATGAAATTGCGAGTTATTACGAGGCGGCACGCGAAGTCGGCGGCGATTATTTTGATTTCGTCGAAGTCGACAAAGACACGCTCGGCATCGTGGTGGCTGATGTCTCGGGGAAGGGCGTACCCGGCAGCCTGGTGATGACAATGATCCGGACGGCGCTACGCACCGAGGCGCGCGGCCTCAAAGACGCCGCCGAAGTGCTGTCACGCGTGAATGATTTCGTCATCGGCGACATGAAAAAAGGCATGTTCGTCACGGTTTTTTACGTGATCATCGACGGCAAGCACCGCCGCCTCAATTACGCCAGTGCCGGCCACAATCCGATGATTTTGTACCGGGCGTCGACGAAAAAGACGTATTATCTCAACCCCCGCGGCTTTCCCATCGGCATTCAATTGCACGAGAAAGACCTGTTCAAAAAATCGATTGAAAGCGACACCATCCAGTTGGCGGAAGATGACATTCTTTTGATTTACACCGACGGCATTACCGAAGCCATGAACGCCAGGCGGGAGTTGTTTGGCGAAGAACGTTTGCTAAAAATCTTCCGCGACAGCGGGCATCTGCGGGTAAAACCTTTTGTTGAGCAAATCAAAGAGGAGATTCTTTCGTTCACCGAGGGCTTCCCGCAGTCGGATGACATTACGCTGGTGGCGATTCGGGAAAAAACTTCGCCGGAAAAAGAGGAGCTGCGGCGCGCCAAGGAAGCGCACACCAAAATTCTGGCGGGAGCGAGCATTCGCGAAGCCTGCGAGAGCGTCGGCATAACGACCTACGCTTATTACAACAAATACAAAAAAGAATTTGAGGAAAAGGGCGCCGAGAATTACGAAATCGAAGCGGAGGTTTCGGTCGAAGCCAAGCATATTGCGATCGAAGACAAAGTTAAAATTTACGATATTATCAAAAATCATCCGGAGTACGGCGCGAAACGCCTCAGCGAGGAGCTCAACACCGAAAAATACGGCTTTACGCTCATTTCCGAGAGCAAAATTTACGACGAGCTGGTGCGCAGCCGGTTGAACACGCGACAGTTGCGCGAGGCGTTTGTGGCGCGCGGTGGACGCACCCGTCGCCCGATGAAGCAGCCGGGCACGCCGATGCTCACGCTCGACGGCAAGATCATTCTCGACACTGCCAGAGAGGTGCCGCGAGACGAAACGTTCGAGATGCCGTCGGACGACCGGCGAAAATCTCGCCTCATCGGCACGCCGGACGATGATTCGGCTGTTGAAACCGTGCTGCCGACGCCGCTGGCGCCGGCGGTGGCGATGGCTCGCAGCGACAGCGCGACGGAGGAGCCGCCGCGCAAAGACATCGCGAAATCCGATATCGACGTTCGGACGCTGCAAACGCCGCTGGAGGAGCTTCTCGATAAAAAACGCCGCGAAAGCGAATTCGCGTTTTTGCCGGACGAAAGCGGGCCCCGACTTGACGACGCCGAACCGCCGGTTGTACCACGCGATGAAAGCGCGCCGGATCAGTATTTTGAGCAAAGCGAATTGCCGCCGGTGAGTTTGGACGAATCGCCCGACATGGATGAAACGCCCTCGCCGGGCCAGGCGGATGCCGTTTCGGACAAGCCGCCGGCCGGCATGTTGGAAATCAGTTTTGAAGATTTGTTCGCCGGGGGATCGATCTTGGAAGATCAATCCGGGCCTTCAATGATCGATGCGGATGAAACGCCGTTCGCCAGCGCGCCGTCGAAAGAAATTCAATCGGAGGGCGAGCCTGCCGAGGAAGAGGCGTCGTTTTTTGCAGTTGACGATATTTTGCGGCAGGAGCTTGACGGCAATTTCAGCAACTCGATCACCACGATCGACGATGACGGCACAACGGCTGCGCCGCACCATGATCACGCCGGGGCCACGCCGTCTGAAATGGATTTGCCTTATGTCGACGTTCATGAAATTCTCCAACAAGACGGCGCAACCTCCAGCGTTCGGCTTGTCGATGAGCCAACCGCTGAGAACAAGGCGTCTGCCTCTGTCGCTCGCGAAAACGGCAATTCAAAAGAGGCGCGGACTGATTACGGCCGGCGCGAACCTCCCGCCGCGCCGGAACGCAAACGCGACGGCGTGAATGGCTTGGCGCCATCCCGGCGGCGTGAAGACGAGCGGGAGCATTTGTTGATTGCGGGATTGCGCCATTACAAAAATCAGCGGTTTCAGGAGGCCATCGCTGAATTCGAAAACGCCATTCGCCTGTATCCGGATTTCAAAGAGGCCTACAGCATTCTCGGCAACGCCTATTTTCGCAACCGCATGTTTGACGCCGCGGCGAAAGCCTACATGCGGGTCAAAGAGATGGATCCTTATGACACCACGGCGTATGAGAACATGGGGGTGATTTACGCCAATCGCGGCGATTTTTTGGATGCCATCAAGGAATGGCAGCGGGTGCTGGAAATTGATCCCAATCGCGACGACATTCGTCGTAAAATCGAGCGCGCCAGCCGCATGCTGACACGCAAGGCCGTCGCATAA
- a CDS encoding STAS domain-containing protein, whose protein sequence is MEGIQVSVEKAGLHNNIAVIKVGGYIDTTTSAELEHSLDALLKAGTYNIIIDLGNVDYISSAGWGIFISEIKGIREKGGDLKLVRMIPDVYEVFELLEFHYILRAFDTIEEAVGDFDRGGMAASYSKPQPAAVHHATAKSDGHGRGVVTPTGRSEYTTAEAFAPMPEARTVSSLDEKIRQIIRDNPEAGTLKIKQMLSTPRYGGLKISWWDVRRRLKDLGLDSKSKRLEYYKSV, encoded by the coding sequence ATGGAAGGTATTCAGGTGTCCGTAGAAAAAGCAGGTTTGCACAACAATATCGCCGTGATCAAGGTCGGCGGCTATATCGACACAACGACGTCGGCCGAGTTGGAGCATTCTTTGGATGCCCTGCTCAAGGCGGGAACTTATAATATTATCATCGATCTCGGCAACGTCGATTATATCAGCAGCGCCGGATGGGGCATTTTCATCAGCGAAATCAAAGGCATTCGCGAAAAAGGCGGCGATTTGAAGCTGGTCCGCATGATTCCCGATGTCTACGAGGTTTTCGAGCTGTTGGAGTTCCATTATATTTTGCGCGCGTTCGATACCATCGAAGAAGCCGTCGGCGATTTCGATCGCGGCGGCATGGCCGCCTCTTACAGCAAACCCCAGCCGGCGGCAGTGCATCATGCCACGGCGAAAAGCGACGGCCATGGCCGCGGCGTGGTGACGCCAACCGGCCGTTCCGAATACACCACAGCGGAGGCGTTCGCGCCGATGCCGGAGGCCAGAACGGTGAGCAGCTTGGACGAAAAAATCCGCCAAATCATCCGCGATAATCCGGAAGCCGGTACGCTGAAAATCAAACAAATGCTCAGCACCCCGCGCTACGGCGGCTTAAAAATAAGCTGGTGGGACGTTCGGCGGCGCTTGAAGGATTTGGGTCTTGATTCCAAATCCAAGCGGCTGGAATATTACAAAAGTGTGTAA
- the icd gene encoding NADP-dependent isocitrate dehydrogenase: MEKYTHLNPPQRGEKIQMKNGRLVVPDQPVIPFIEGDGTGPDIWRASQMVFDAAVTKAYSGKRRIVWFEVFAGEKALQVYGENVWLPDDTLAAVKEHFVAIKGPLTTPVGGGIRSLNVALRQMMDLYVCLRPVRYFQGVPSPVKRPELVDMVIFRENTEDIYAGIEYMSGTPEAKKVIAWLQTEMGVKKIRFPETSSIGIKPVSSEGSKRLIRAAIRYAIAHHRKSVTLVHKGNIMKFTEGAFRDWGYQIAKEEFGGVEINGGPWLKLPDGIVIKDVIADAFLQQILTRPAEYDVIATMNLNGDYISDALAAQVGGIGIAPGANINYDSGYAIFEATHGTAPKYAGQDKVNPGSVILSGVMMLDYLGWTEAARLIETAMEKTIQQKVVTYDFARLMEGAKEVKCSEFVKAIVGNM; encoded by the coding sequence ATGGAAAAGTACACGCATTTAAACCCACCTCAACGCGGAGAAAAAATTCAAATGAAAAACGGCCGGCTTGTGGTGCCGGATCAGCCGGTCATTCCTTTTATTGAAGGCGACGGCACCGGGCCGGATATTTGGCGCGCCAGTCAAATGGTGTTCGATGCGGCGGTGACCAAAGCCTACAGCGGCAAGCGCCGCATTGTTTGGTTTGAAGTTTTTGCCGGCGAAAAAGCATTGCAAGTTTATGGCGAGAACGTCTGGTTGCCGGACGATACGCTGGCGGCGGTGAAAGAACATTTCGTCGCGATCAAGGGCCCGCTGACCACGCCGGTCGGCGGCGGCATTCGCAGCTTGAACGTCGCCCTGCGCCAGATGATGGACCTTTACGTCTGCCTGCGGCCGGTGCGTTATTTTCAGGGCGTGCCCTCGCCGGTGAAGCGGCCGGAGCTGGTCGATATGGTCATCTTCCGCGAGAACACCGAAGACATTTACGCCGGCATCGAGTACATGTCCGGCACGCCCGAAGCGAAAAAAGTCATCGCCTGGCTGCAAACCGAAATGGGCGTCAAGAAAATTAGGTTTCCTGAAACGTCCAGTATCGGCATCAAACCGGTCTCCAGCGAAGGCAGCAAGCGTTTGATTCGCGCCGCCATTCGCTATGCCATCGCGCATCACCGCAAATCCGTGACATTGGTGCACAAGGGCAACATCATGAAATTCACCGAAGGCGCGTTTCGTGATTGGGGCTATCAGATCGCCAAAGAGGAGTTTGGCGGGGTTGAGATTAATGGCGGGCCCTGGCTCAAGCTGCCTGACGGCATCGTGATCAAAGACGTTATTGCCGACGCCTTCTTGCAGCAAATTCTCACGCGCCCGGCAGAGTACGACGTCATCGCCACGATGAATCTCAACGGCGATTATATCTCCGATGCGCTGGCCGCACAGGTCGGCGGCATCGGCATCGCGCCTGGCGCCAACATCAATTACGACAGCGGTTACGCCATTTTCGAAGCCACGCACGGCACCGCGCCCAAATACGCCGGCCAGGACAAGGTCAATCCCGGCTCGGTGATTCTTTCCGGCGTGATGATGCTCGACTATCTCGGCTGGACCGAAGCCGCGCGCCTGATCGAAACGGCGATGGAAAAAACCATTCAGCAAAAAGTCGTCACGTATGATTTTGCCCGCTTGATGGAAGGCGCGAAAGAGGTGAAGTGCTCGGAGTTTGTCAAGGCGATTGTTGGGAATATGTAA
- the guaA gene encoding glutamine-hydrolyzing GMP synthase — translation MSSRDFILIIDFGSQYTQLIARRVRELGVYSEIKSCYTPVDELLRVPPSGIIFSGGPNSVYDSGAPGIDAKIFQHGTPILGVCYGQQLMTHLLGGKVVSAPGREYGSAQLQITTPDLLFQNVNQTTTVWMSHGDFVETLPSGFVALATTANSPFAAIAHLQKKLFGIQFHPEVAHTAEGRQILHNFVFGICGCSASWSPENFVEAAVRKIREQVGDAQVICGLSGGVDSAVTAKLLQRAIGKQLHCVFVDHGLLRKSEGAQIRTTFSEHFGEAFIAVEASSLFLEKLRGVVDPESKRKIIGELYIRVFETEAKKISGVKFLAQGTLYPDVIESVSPRGGPSATIKTHHNVGGLPEKMHLQLVEPLRELFKDEVRHCGRALGLPESILGRHPFPGPGLAVRILGEVTPERLSLLREADAIFIEELKRSGWYDQVWQAFAVLLPVQSVGVMGDNRTYEMTIALRAVNSVDGMTADWAKLPHELLAQVSSRITNEVRGVNRVVYDISSKPPSTIEWE, via the coding sequence ATGTCAAGTCGCGACTTCATTCTCATCATCGATTTCGGCTCGCAATACACGCAGCTCATCGCCCGGCGTGTGCGGGAGCTGGGCGTCTATTCCGAGATCAAATCGTGTTACACGCCGGTTGACGAGTTGCTGCGTGTTCCGCCCTCCGGCATTATTTTTTCCGGCGGGCCCAATTCCGTTTATGATTCCGGCGCGCCGGGCATCGATGCGAAAATTTTTCAACACGGGACGCCGATTCTCGGCGTTTGTTACGGCCAGCAGTTGATGACGCATTTGCTCGGCGGCAAGGTGGTTTCCGCGCCGGGGCGGGAATATGGCTCGGCGCAATTGCAAATCACAACGCCGGATCTGCTCTTTCAAAACGTGAATCAGACGACCACGGTTTGGATGAGTCACGGCGATTTTGTCGAGACCTTGCCTTCCGGCTTTGTGGCGCTGGCGACAACCGCCAACTCGCCGTTCGCCGCGATTGCCCATCTGCAAAAAAAGCTTTTTGGCATTCAGTTTCATCCCGAAGTCGCGCACACCGCCGAGGGCCGGCAAATTTTGCATAATTTTGTTTTTGGCATTTGCGGCTGCTCGGCGAGCTGGTCACCGGAAAATTTTGTCGAAGCCGCCGTGCGCAAAATTCGCGAGCAGGTCGGCGATGCACAAGTCATCTGCGGGCTTTCCGGCGGTGTCGATTCGGCGGTGACGGCAAAACTCTTGCAGCGCGCCATCGGCAAGCAACTGCACTGCGTCTTTGTCGATCACGGCCTTCTGCGCAAAAGCGAGGGGGCGCAAATTCGCACGACGTTTTCGGAGCATTTCGGCGAGGCGTTCATCGCGGTCGAAGCCTCGTCGCTATTTTTGGAAAAACTGCGCGGCGTCGTCGACCCCGAAAGCAAGCGCAAAATCATCGGCGAGCTGTACATTCGCGTGTTTGAAACCGAAGCGAAAAAAATATCCGGTGTCAAATTTCTCGCGCAGGGCACGCTGTATCCTGATGTGATTGAAAGCGTCTCGCCGCGTGGCGGCCCGTCGGCGACGATCAAAACGCATCACAACGTCGGCGGCTTGCCGGAGAAAATGCACTTGCAGCTCGTCGAGCCGCTGCGCGAGCTTTTTAAAGACGAGGTGCGCCACTGCGGTCGTGCCCTCGGTTTGCCGGAAAGCATTCTCGGGCGGCATCCTTTTCCCGGCCCCGGCTTGGCGGTGCGCATTTTGGGCGAAGTTACGCCGGAACGCTTGAGCTTGCTGCGCGAAGCCGATGCGATTTTTATTGAAGAATTAAAACGCAGCGGCTGGTACGATCAAGTGTGGCAAGCCTTCGCGGTGTTGTTGCCAGTGCAATCAGTCGGCGTCATGGGCGACAACCGCACGTATGAAATGACCATCGCGTTGCGCGCGGTCAATTCGGTGGACGGCATGACGGCGGATTGGGCAAAACTTCCGCATGAGTTGCTGGCGCAAGTTTCTTCGCGGATCACCAACGAAGTTCGTGGCGTCAATCGCGTCGTCTACGACATCAGCTCAAAACCACCGAGCACGATTGAGTGGGAGTAA